The Peribacillus simplex genome contains a region encoding:
- a CDS encoding paeninodin family lasso peptide, whose product MKKEWQTPKLEVLNINMTMGGPGITIPDGVQNDPDEMVHHS is encoded by the coding sequence ATGAAAAAAGAATGGCAAACTCCAAAATTAGAAGTACTTAACATTAACATGACTATGGGAGGTCCTGGTATAACCATCCCTGATGGTGTGCAGAATGATCCAGATGAAATGGTTCACCATAGTTAA
- a CDS encoding asparagine synthase-related protein — MSAIIGIYHINEEQVNLQHGHVLMTALEKYPSDSIQTWHSEKVFLGCHAQWITPESVGEQLPFHDSERQCTITADAIIDNREELFDKLHISKIDKSILTDSQLILLSYQKWGEEAPKHLIGDFAFMIWDQKKRKLFGARDFAGSRTLYYHKNHEKFAFCTTIEPLLKLPYIEKKLNEQWLAEFLAIPGMNDTVDAFSTVYKNIDQIPPSHTISIIENKVMLSKYCSVVDSEKLHLKSNNEYEEAFRDVFQRAATSRLRTHRKVGANLSGGLDSGSVVSFTANTLRNQNKKLYTFSSIPIDEFDDWTPKQRLADESPLIKSTVNHVGNINAKYLKFEGQSSLSVLDDWLEIMEMPYKFFENSVWVKGIYEEANKLGIGVLLNGARGNFSISWGPTFDYYALLLRKMRWIRLYHEVNSYSKNMGVKRSRVMKVIGKKAYPFHPNIKANNQDDSPLLINDDFARRTKVFSKLEEQGINIMGVNPTNINEIRKNHFGYLNMWNTTGTSGTKLSLLYSLQGHDPTNDLRVIQFCLSLPLEQFVQNGLDRSLIRRSTKGYLPDDIRLNQKTRGVQGADTIARMLPNWNAFIGEVEQLSQDPIIANFLNMGAIKKALNKFRTEPQPNVAFDSEFRILMRGLIVYRFLKRLSL, encoded by the coding sequence ATGAGTGCTATCATTGGTATTTATCATATAAATGAAGAGCAGGTAAATCTTCAGCATGGTCATGTATTAATGACTGCTTTAGAGAAATATCCTTCCGACTCTATTCAAACCTGGCATTCAGAAAAGGTTTTTCTTGGTTGCCACGCTCAATGGATTACTCCTGAATCTGTAGGTGAACAGCTTCCGTTCCATGATTCTGAAAGGCAGTGTACAATCACAGCTGACGCTATTATTGATAATCGTGAAGAATTATTCGACAAACTACATATTAGTAAAATAGATAAAAGTATTCTAACTGATAGTCAACTTATTCTATTAAGTTATCAAAAATGGGGTGAAGAAGCTCCTAAGCATTTAATCGGTGACTTTGCATTTATGATTTGGGATCAGAAGAAAAGAAAGTTATTTGGGGCAAGAGATTTCGCAGGGAGTAGGACGCTTTATTATCACAAAAATCATGAGAAATTTGCTTTTTGTACAACTATTGAACCCCTTCTTAAATTACCATATATCGAAAAAAAACTGAATGAGCAGTGGTTAGCGGAGTTTTTAGCAATTCCAGGGATGAATGATACTGTAGATGCTTTTTCGACAGTCTATAAAAATATAGATCAAATACCTCCCTCCCATACAATATCAATAATAGAAAATAAAGTAATGCTTTCGAAATATTGTTCCGTGGTAGATAGTGAGAAATTGCACTTGAAATCAAATAACGAATACGAAGAGGCTTTTAGAGATGTTTTTCAAAGAGCAGCTACTTCGAGATTACGTACACACCGTAAAGTGGGAGCCAATTTAAGCGGTGGATTGGATTCAGGATCGGTTGTCAGCTTTACTGCAAATACCCTCCGAAACCAAAACAAAAAATTATATACCTTTAGCTCTATCCCTATTGATGAATTTGATGATTGGACCCCAAAACAACGATTAGCAGATGAGAGTCCACTTATTAAATCTACAGTTAATCATGTTGGAAATATCAATGCTAAGTATTTAAAGTTTGAAGGCCAAAGCTCATTATCAGTACTAGATGATTGGCTAGAAATAATGGAAATGCCCTATAAGTTTTTTGAAAATTCCGTCTGGGTGAAGGGGATATATGAAGAGGCTAACAAGCTTGGAATAGGAGTATTGTTAAACGGTGCAAGGGGAAATTTTTCAATTTCTTGGGGACCGACTTTTGATTACTATGCCTTATTATTAAGAAAAATGAGATGGATCCGCCTTTATCATGAAGTAAATTCTTATAGCAAAAATATGGGAGTAAAAAGATCGAGAGTAATGAAAGTGATTGGAAAAAAGGCTTATCCTTTTCATCCTAATATCAAAGCAAATAATCAAGATGATTCGCCATTATTAATTAATGATGATTTTGCTCGGAGAACTAAAGTTTTTTCTAAACTAGAGGAACAAGGAATCAATATAATGGGCGTTAATCCTACAAATATTAATGAGATTAGGAAAAATCACTTTGGTTATCTGAATATGTGGAATACAACGGGAACAAGTGGAACTAAATTATCCTTGCTGTATTCATTACAGGGACATGACCCTACGAATGATTTACGAGTTATTCAATTTTGTTTATCCCTTCCTTTGGAACAATTTGTACAGAATGGTTTAGATCGATCACTCATTAGACGATCCACAAAAGGGTATTTGCCTGATGACATTAGATTAAACCAGAAAACTCGAGGCGTTCAGGGTGCAGATACCATTGCTAGAATGCTCCCAAACTGGAATGCATTTATTGGTGAAGTGGAACAGCTTAGTCAGGATCCGATTATAGCTAATTTTTTGAATATGGGAGCAATTAAGAAGGCACTTAACAAGTTTCGCACAGAACCCCAGCCTAATGTTGCCTTTGATTCTGAATTCAGAATTTTAATGAGAGGTTTAATTGTTTATCGTTTTCTTAAAAGGCTAAGTTTATGA
- a CDS encoding glycosyl hydrolase family 28-related protein, which produces MFFKDGDLSSNSIENNSLREEMGELSIRSESIRLKDFGAVGDGVTDDTIAINSAISFAFNNKKALDFESGTYVYDRATTLFMDGAFDGRFIDWVGRSATVLFKRLDIAYFSFFKMEYINIVGINFEGPGAVGVSPNQNAIGIGVYSSKRLYVGNCSFTNFVGDGLFISSEQVNDRNKSTQSMLIQNCYFNNNGRGGLTVVGCVSGNITCNHFGGTKLLLAPIVGDVLHIESDPSKRYAIDSLSISNNLIYGTVNLSNWGWQTGWIGDKDTWMSFHNNKVVIEDDQYAIISTGGNLKITDNEIEITRITPDDDLGIGAIFLKCNSAIIERNTIKTTGKGTIISIYNWTHDNKGKIIFKENIYITNRCSYVYRFYKDSGTKFSNYHNIVKIINENYLDVKVGNWLFSAAQSGGSALKYYLEGLTWAQSNGMEVKNPKSNQMIYLRDCLITPSSSLLTWDKSGTAIKVYHENCRLSGSLTEGIRPFPININAVFKINSSGNGEDDSAYTTNIIGRVNTISKIRTGKYEWDSFTKGELYNYTFAVQLLLESADSETYFLNLKGVMSDGEKLLFEVKNEKNSLVDLPINTRILISGRMLSNSAISVLAT; this is translated from the coding sequence GTGTTTTTTAAGGATGGGGATTTATCTTCTAATTCCATAGAAAATAATAGTCTTAGAGAAGAAATGGGAGAATTATCAATAAGGTCAGAAAGCATAAGATTAAAAGATTTTGGTGCAGTTGGTGACGGAGTAACAGATGATACAATCGCTATTAACAGTGCCATTAGCTTTGCCTTTAATAATAAAAAAGCATTAGACTTCGAAAGCGGGACTTATGTATATGACCGAGCGACAACCCTTTTTATGGATGGAGCCTTTGATGGAAGGTTCATTGACTGGGTTGGAAGAAGTGCAACAGTATTATTTAAAAGATTAGATATCGCTTACTTTTCATTTTTTAAAATGGAATATATAAATATAGTTGGTATAAATTTTGAGGGGCCAGGAGCAGTAGGCGTTTCTCCGAATCAAAATGCAATAGGCATTGGTGTATACTCATCAAAACGATTATATGTTGGAAATTGTTCTTTTACAAATTTTGTTGGTGATGGACTATTCATTTCATCTGAGCAAGTAAATGATAGAAATAAATCTACGCAAAGTATGCTTATCCAGAACTGCTACTTTAATAATAATGGCCGTGGTGGGCTAACTGTTGTTGGTTGTGTATCTGGAAATATTACTTGCAATCATTTTGGAGGAACTAAACTATTATTAGCCCCAATAGTAGGTGATGTACTTCATATTGAGTCAGATCCCAGTAAACGATATGCAATAGATAGTCTAAGTATTAGTAATAATTTAATTTATGGTACCGTTAACCTCAGTAATTGGGGATGGCAGACAGGTTGGATAGGGGATAAAGATACATGGATGAGTTTCCATAATAACAAAGTAGTCATAGAAGATGACCAGTATGCTATTATCTCTACAGGTGGAAACCTGAAGATAACAGATAATGAAATTGAAATTACTAGAATTACTCCTGATGATGATTTAGGTATAGGAGCTATATTTTTAAAATGTAATTCAGCTATTATTGAAAGAAATACAATTAAGACAACAGGAAAAGGTACTATTATTTCAATTTATAACTGGACACATGATAATAAAGGAAAAATTATCTTTAAGGAAAACATCTATATTACAAATAGATGTTCTTATGTGTATCGTTTTTATAAAGACTCAGGAACTAAATTTTCTAACTACCACAATATTGTAAAAATAATTAACGAAAATTATTTAGATGTCAAAGTTGGTAACTGGTTATTTTCTGCAGCGCAATCCGGTGGAAGTGCTTTAAAATATTATTTAGAAGGTTTAACTTGGGCTCAGTCGAATGGAATGGAAGTTAAGAACCCAAAATCTAATCAGATGATTTATTTAAGAGATTGTTTGATTACCCCTTCTTCCTCACTATTAACATGGGACAAATCAGGCACGGCAATTAAAGTTTACCATGAAAATTGTAGATTATCTGGAAGTTTAACTGAAGGTATTAGACCATTCCCGATTAATATAAATGCAGTCTTCAAAATTAACTCAAGTGGAAATGGGGAGGATGATAGCGCATACACCACAAATATTATTGGAAGAGTAAATACAATTTCTAAAATTAGAACTGGAAAGTATGAGTGGGACTCCTTTACTAAGGGAGAATTGTACAACTACACTTTCGCAGTACAACTTTTATTAGAAAGTGCTGATAGTGAAACCTATTTTTTGAATTTAAAAGGTGTAATGAGTGATGGTGAAAAGCTATTGTTTGAAGTGAAAAACGAGAAAAATAGTTTAGTTGATTTACCTATAAATACTCGAATACTTATTTCAGGAAGGATGTTAAGCAATTCTGCAATTTCTGTTTTGGCAACGTAA
- a CDS encoding nucleotidyltransferase domain-containing protein — protein MDYNYNLNLSSLPKELRLLLEIVKAENDDGISTSLKELLVGIDWELFLELARHHRVYPLIYSRLSKLEEKIIPDNIFEILFQEYKKNTFQMLKLSGEMERLGKFFSEKQIRLLFLKGPAIAADIYGDISLRTSKDLDILIPLTDLKRAEELLLNFGYIKKEEFPAIFNEWQWLNHHKTYFHPLMGIEIEIHWRLHPYPSKEPSFNELWERKRTSILTSTPIYFLGKQDLFLFLVVHGARHGWFRLRWLVDIDLIIRKGFISEKNNMYQPSHIIGQALILTSQLLKSPINGEMYSLTVGKRSRNLAKLTIRYIIEMGKLHINKSTEVPGEKYRYSPISTLIYFKNSIFFDRVLFSMMGTLQKCFFIIRFLYPKPIDAMTLRLPKPLHLLYFPLRPFLWVWRKSRKPI, from the coding sequence ATGGATTATAACTACAATCTCAATTTGTCATCTCTACCAAAAGAATTAAGATTATTACTTGAAATTGTGAAGGCGGAAAATGATGATGGGATTTCAACATCACTAAAAGAATTACTTGTAGGTATAGATTGGGAATTATTTCTTGAATTAGCAAGGCATCATCGTGTTTATCCTTTAATTTATTCAAGGTTAAGTAAATTAGAAGAAAAAATTATTCCAGATAATATTTTTGAAATCTTATTCCAAGAGTATAAAAAAAATACGTTTCAGATGCTTAAATTATCCGGAGAAATGGAACGATTAGGTAAGTTTTTTTCAGAAAAGCAAATACGTCTACTATTTTTGAAAGGTCCGGCAATTGCTGCTGATATTTACGGAGATATTTCTCTACGAACCTCCAAGGATTTAGATATATTAATTCCATTGACCGATTTAAAAAGAGCAGAAGAACTTTTATTGAATTTTGGATATATAAAAAAAGAAGAATTTCCAGCGATATTTAACGAGTGGCAATGGCTTAATCATCACAAAACATACTTTCATCCCCTAATGGGAATAGAAATTGAAATTCATTGGAGACTACATCCTTATCCATCAAAAGAACCAAGCTTTAATGAATTATGGGAACGGAAAAGGACTAGTATTCTGACAAGCACTCCTATCTATTTTTTAGGAAAACAAGATTTATTTTTATTCCTTGTTGTACATGGGGCTAGACATGGTTGGTTTCGTCTTCGATGGTTGGTAGACATTGACCTAATCATAAGAAAAGGATTTATTTCTGAAAAAAATAATATGTATCAACCTTCTCATATAATAGGACAAGCGTTAATATTAACTTCTCAACTCTTAAAATCTCCAATCAATGGTGAAATGTATTCATTAACAGTAGGAAAACGTTCTAGAAATCTAGCAAAGTTGACGATACGATATATTATAGAAATGGGAAAGTTACATATCAACAAATCTACAGAAGTTCCTGGTGAAAAGTATAGGTATAGTCCAATTTCAACACTTATTTATTTTAAAAATTCAATATTCTTTGATCGAGTTCTGTTTTCAATGATGGGAACCCTTCAAAAATGCTTCTTTATTATTAGATTTTTATATCCAAAACCTATTGATGCTATGACATTAAGGTTACCTAAACCATTACATCTATTATATTTTCCGTTACGTCCTTTTTTATGGGTATGGAGAAAGTCAAGGAAACCAATATAG
- a CDS encoding glycosyl hydrolase family 28-related protein, protein MGRRNFLRDILLWILAFFFGYTVNEEGGKLFNQQDGDEHGKKLSDKVKTLIDTSSDHGKKIDNISKKAEGIIHVKEFGAKGDGETDDTTAINNAIEYCFKNKKTLNFGSGSYLYDKKTTWYINGEFNGHFIDWIGMGARIIFKRLDIAYIAFYKMEYVHLVGIDFEGPAAVGGSPNQNAVGIAVYSTKRLIVNRCSFINFIGDGLLISSEQIDNRKQSSQNIKVQNCYFSNNGRGGLTVVGCVSGVIENNHFGAERLMLAPVVGEVLHIESDPKTRYGVEGLAICYNLIYNAVNLTNSTWTEGYIGEKDTWINFHHNKVIVDDNLYGIISAGGNIKIIDNEIDVTRNTTADDLGIGALFLKCNSAIIERNTIKTKGKGTLISVYNWTHGTKGKVIFRENNYTASHCSYIYRFFKDIGGSFSENHKIVKIQNEDFIGVTNANWLLSAPQSGGNAQKYFLEGIIWTHQNGMEFKNTTKNHILYLRDCIIVGEDSLISWNNVGTAIKVYYENCNLSGTVATNIPTYPIDLAVVYKISGKINDMDINYPTSIIGRKNTLTKISKGKYKWDAFSLEDLYNYSFSAQILLNSKETGFYNLSFQKPTNDKGLLTIEIKNESNLLVDLPDNSGIQIIGKNLSKNAISVVAS, encoded by the coding sequence GTGGGCCGTAGAAATTTTTTGAGAGACATATTACTTTGGATATTAGCTTTCTTTTTTGGTTACACAGTTAATGAGGAAGGTGGTAAATTATTTAACCAACAGGATGGAGATGAACATGGAAAGAAACTTTCAGACAAAGTAAAAACTTTAATAGATACTTCAAGTGATCATGGTAAAAAAATAGATAATATATCTAAAAAAGCAGAAGGTATAATTCATGTAAAGGAGTTTGGGGCAAAGGGTGATGGAGAAACAGATGATACAACCGCTATTAATAATGCCATTGAATATTGTTTTAAGAACAAAAAAACGTTAAATTTCGGTAGCGGGTCTTACTTGTACGATAAGAAAACAACTTGGTATATCAATGGAGAATTTAATGGGCATTTTATTGATTGGATCGGAATGGGAGCTCGAATCATTTTTAAGAGGCTAGATATTGCATATATAGCCTTTTATAAAATGGAATATGTTCATCTAGTGGGAATAGATTTTGAGGGACCTGCCGCAGTTGGGGGTTCACCGAATCAAAACGCTGTGGGGATAGCTGTTTATTCAACCAAACGTTTAATAGTTAACCGCTGTTCTTTTATAAATTTTATCGGTGATGGATTATTAATATCTTCGGAGCAAATCGACAATCGTAAACAATCGTCTCAAAATATAAAGGTTCAAAATTGTTACTTTAGTAATAATGGTCGAGGTGGTTTAACGGTGGTTGGGTGTGTGTCGGGGGTGATTGAAAATAATCACTTCGGAGCGGAGCGGCTCATGCTTGCACCTGTTGTTGGGGAAGTTCTTCATATAGAATCAGATCCTAAAACAAGATATGGTGTAGAGGGATTAGCTATTTGTTATAACTTGATTTATAACGCAGTTAATTTAACTAATTCAACTTGGACAGAAGGGTATATTGGAGAAAAAGATACCTGGATTAACTTTCATCATAATAAAGTAATTGTTGATGACAACCTGTATGGGATTATTTCAGCTGGAGGAAACATCAAAATTATTGATAATGAAATAGATGTCACTCGAAATACAACAGCTGATGATTTGGGAATAGGTGCCCTGTTTCTCAAATGTAATTCTGCAATCATTGAGAGAAATACAATTAAAACAAAAGGAAAAGGAACCCTTATTTCGGTTTACAATTGGACTCACGGCACTAAAGGCAAAGTTATTTTTCGCGAAAATAATTACACCGCAAGCCATTGTTCGTATATTTATCGTTTCTTTAAAGATATTGGTGGTTCATTTTCAGAGAACCATAAAATCGTTAAAATTCAAAATGAGGATTTCATAGGGGTAACAAATGCTAATTGGTTGCTATCAGCGCCACAATCTGGTGGGAATGCACAGAAATATTTTTTGGAAGGAATAATCTGGACACATCAAAATGGAATGGAATTTAAAAATACAACTAAAAATCATATTTTGTATTTAAGAGATTGTATAATTGTTGGTGAAGACTCTCTTATATCTTGGAATAATGTTGGAACAGCAATCAAGGTTTATTATGAAAATTGTAATTTATCGGGAACAGTTGCTACAAATATTCCGACGTACCCAATTGATTTAGCAGTTGTATATAAAATTTCAGGAAAAATAAATGATATGGATATTAATTATCCAACAAGCATTATTGGAAGAAAGAATACACTAACAAAGATCTCCAAGGGTAAATATAAATGGGATGCATTTTCACTTGAAGATTTATACAATTACTCATTCTCTGCTCAAATTCTGCTCAATTCTAAAGAAACAGGATTTTACAACTTATCTTTTCAGAAACCTACCAATGATAAAGGGTTACTAACAATTGAAATAAAAAATGAATCAAATTTATTAGTTGATCTACCCGATAATAGTGGAATTCAAATTATTGGAAAAAATCTAAGTAAAAATGCAATATCAGTTGTTGCTTCTTAA
- the galE gene encoding UDP-glucose 4-epimerase GalE codes for MAILVTGGAGYIGSHTCVELLIAGFEIVVVDNLSNSNINVLNRIRELTKKDFKFYEVDLIDKSSLEDVFIENSIEAVIHFAGLKAVGESVKIPLHYYHNNITGTLFLCELMEKYDIKKLVFSSSATVYGVPINVPITEDFLLSATNPYGRTKLMIEEILRDLYIQNRDWNIVILRYFNPIGAHPSGRLGEDPNGLPNNLMPYITQVGIGKLEELRVFGNDYPTSDGTGVRDYIHVVDLALGHLKALEKVMSTSGIDAYNLGTGRGYSVLEVVEAFEKASGRKVPYTVVERRPGDIPICYADVNKAKKELGWAATRGIGDMCLDSWQWQIKNPNGYEDFKHISKIKMN; via the coding sequence TTGGCGATTTTAGTAACTGGAGGAGCTGGTTATATAGGCAGCCATACCTGTGTAGAGCTTTTAATAGCAGGGTTTGAAATAGTAGTGGTTGATAACCTTTCGAACAGTAATATTAATGTATTAAATCGAATAAGGGAGCTAACTAAAAAAGATTTCAAATTTTATGAAGTAGACCTTATTGATAAATCAAGTTTAGAAGATGTTTTTATAGAAAATAGCATTGAAGCTGTTATTCATTTTGCTGGATTAAAGGCTGTTGGAGAGTCTGTTAAAATCCCTCTTCATTATTATCATAATAATATTACAGGAACACTTTTTCTTTGTGAACTAATGGAAAAATATGATATTAAGAAATTAGTGTTTAGTTCTTCTGCCACTGTTTATGGAGTTCCTATAAATGTTCCAATCACTGAGGATTTTTTACTTAGCGCAACTAATCCTTATGGTAGAACAAAATTAATGATTGAAGAAATCTTGAGGGACCTTTATATTCAGAATAGGGATTGGAATATTGTAATTTTACGTTATTTTAACCCAATAGGTGCTCATCCTAGTGGGCGATTAGGTGAAGATCCAAATGGATTACCTAACAATCTAATGCCATATATAACACAGGTAGGTATAGGGAAATTAGAAGAGTTAAGGGTGTTTGGTAATGATTATCCAACATCTGATGGTACTGGTGTTAGAGATTATATACATGTAGTTGATCTTGCATTAGGTCATTTAAAGGCACTTGAAAAAGTTATGTCAACTTCGGGAATCGATGCTTACAATTTGGGTACAGGTAGAGGATATAGTGTTTTAGAAGTCGTTGAAGCCTTTGAAAAGGCATCTGGCAGAAAGGTGCCATACACAGTGGTTGAGAGAAGACCAGGTGATATTCCTATATGTTATGCAGATGTAAACAAGGCAAAAAAGGAATTAGGTTGGGCTGCTACAAGAGGAATAGGAGATATGTGTCTTGATTCTTGGCAGTGGCAAATAAAAAATCCTAATGGATATGAAGATTTTAAGCATATTAGCAAAATCAAAATGAATTAG